The following are from one region of the Magallana gigas chromosome 6, xbMagGiga1.1, whole genome shotgun sequence genome:
- the LOC105347045 gene encoding uncharacterized protein isoform X3: protein MSFNASTSEVDPRYDIPVAGLGTPAFYIIHSLALTCILSSLFSAVSVIFVSFRTKSTKTFFKSWSKCERFVVYLALCDGLFNMAHFMDHFHMAVVKDHVHPIELCEYYGFIVFMFISAQMLLVSLVAINAFVLMKFGKNLDLGKYDWKLLLLTFGFPFVECLIVTVVGKIGPTGAYCGVTGRIPTLFLTTVPVLIVITLNSVIYTLTWSKIRAETKRLEGTIGDKANSDRKSTQAAKTMSLFVLVFIIQWWAAAVNGIWGMIAENVPLAMFLLVTSFSNIGGIMNGIVFLIMRRNKTRKTAPKPTVSKLKTGANEVK from the exons ATGTCCTTCAACGCCAGTACCTCGGAGGTAGATCCTCGATATGATATCCCTGTTGCGGGTCTGGGTACCCCTGCGTTTTACATTATCCATTCTCTAGCGTTAACGTGTATCCTTAGCAGCCTGTTTTCGGCGGTTTCTGTAATTTTTGTATCCTTTCGAACGAAGTCTACGAAAACTTTCTTTAAATCGTGGTCAAAATGCGAGCGCTTTGTGGTATATCTTGCTCTGTGTGACGGCCTGTTTAACATGGCGCACTTCATGGATCATTTTCACATGGCGGTTGTCAAAGACCATGTCCATCCGATAGAATTATGTGAATACTATGGTTTTATAGTGTTCATGTTTATTTCTGCTCAGATGCTGCTTGTGTCACTGGTTGCTATCAATGCGTTTGTGTTGATGAAATTTGGTAAAAACTTAGACCTCGGCAAGTATGATTGGAAATTGCTTCTGCTAACATTCGGATTTCCCTTTGTTGAGTGCCTCATCGTCACTGTCGTGGGCAAAATTGGACCGACGGGAGCATA CTGCGGGGTAACGGGAAGAATTCCGACGCTCTTTCTGACGACAGTTCCAGTGTTAATCGTCATCACTCTGAACTCCGTCATCTACACTCTCACTTGGTCGAAGATACGGGCCGAAACAAAAAGACTGGAAG GCACTATTGGAGATAAGGCAAACTCGGACAGAAAATCAACACAGGCTGCTAAAACCATGTCTTTGTTCGTATTGGTGTTTATCATTCAGTGGTGGGCTGCCGCGGTAAACGGGATCTGGGGCATGATCGCCGAAAATGTTCCTTTGGCAATGTTTCTGCTTGTTACTTCATTTTCAAACATTGGTGGAATTATGAATGGAATAGTCTTCTTGATCATGCGCAGAAACAAGACTCGTAAAACTGCACCTAAGCCGACTGTATCAAAGTTGAAAACCGGGGCCAATGAAGTAAAgtaa
- the LOC105347045 gene encoding uncharacterized protein isoform X2 translates to MSFNASTSEVDPRYDIPVAGLGTPAFYIIHSLALTCILSSLFSAVSVIFVSFRTKSTKTFFKSWSKCERFVVYLALCDGLFNMAHFMDHFHMAVVKDHVHPIELCEYYGFIVFMFISAQMLLVSLVAINAFVLMKFGKNLDLGKYDWKLLLLTFGFPFVECLIVTVVGKIGPTGAYCGVTGRIPTLFLTTVPVLLVIILNSVIYTLTWSKIRAETKRLEGTIGEKANSDRKSTQAAKTMSMFVLVFFIQWSALAVFGIWVMITKNVPLAMFLLVTSFSNIGGILNGIVFLIMRRNKARKSAPKPTVVCVSKSNTEATEVK, encoded by the exons ATGTCCTTCAACGCCAGTACCTCGGAGGTAGATCCTCGATATGATATCCCTGTTGCGGGTCTGGGTACCCCTGCGTTTTACATTATCCATTCTCTAGCGTTAACGTGTATCCTTAGCAGCCTGTTTTCGGCGGTTTCTGTAATTTTTGTATCCTTTCGAACGAAGTCTACGAAAACTTTCTTTAAATCGTGGTCAAAATGCGAGCGCTTTGTGGTATATCTTGCTCTGTGTGACGGCCTGTTTAACATGGCGCACTTCATGGATCATTTTCACATGGCGGTTGTCAAAGACCATGTCCATCCGATAGAATTATGTGAATACTATGGTTTTATAGTGTTCATGTTTATTTCTGCTCAGATGCTGCTTGTGTCACTGGTTGCTATCAATGCGTTTGTGTTGATGAAATTTGGTAAAAACTTAGACCTCGGCAAGTATGATTGGAAATTGCTTCTGCTAACATTCGGATTTCCCTTTGTTGAGTGCCTCATCGTCACTGTCGTGGGCAAAATTGGACCGACGGGAGCATA ctGCGGAGTAACGGGCAGAATTCCGACGCTCTTTCTGACGACAGTTCCGGTGCTACTCGTCATCATACTGAACTCCGTCATCTACACTCTCACTTGGTCAAAGATACGGGCCGAAACAAAAAGACTTGAAG GCACTATTGGAGAAAAGGCAAACTCGGATAGAAAATCCACACAGGCTGCCAAAACCATGTCTATGTTTGTATTGGTGTTTTTCATCCAGTGGTCGGCGTTAGCGGTGTTCGGAATCTGGGTCATGATCACCAAGAATGTCCCTTTGGCAATGTTTCTGCTTGTTACTTCATTTTCAAACATCGGTGGAATTTTGAATGGAATTGTCTTCTTGATCATGCGCAGAAACAAGGCTCGTAAATCTGCACCCAAGCCGACTGTCGTTTGTGTTTCGAAGTCAAACACCGAGGCTACTGAAGTAAAGTAA
- the LOC105347045 gene encoding uncharacterized protein isoform X1: protein MRSLLFYQMSSNASTLVVDLRYDIPVAGLGTPVFYIIHSLAITCILSSLFSAVSVIFVSFRTKSAKTFFKSWSKCERFVVYLALCDGLFNMAHFMDHFHMAVVKDHVHPIELCEYYGFIVFMFISAQMLLVSLIAINAFVLMKFGKNLDLGKYDWKLLLLTFGFPFVECLVVTVVGKIGPTGAYCGVTGRIPTLFLTTVPVLIVITLNSVIYTLTWSKIRAETKRLEGTIGDKANSDRKSTQAAKTMSLFVLVFIIQWWAAAVNGIWGMIAENVPLAMFLLVTSFSNIGGIMNGIVFLIMRRNKTRKTAPKPTVSKLKTGANEVK from the exons ATGAGATCTTtacttttttatcaaatgtccTCCAACGCAAGTACCTTGGTGGTAGATCTTAGATATGATATCCCTGTTGCGGGTCTGGGTActcccgtgttttacattatcCATTCTTTAGCAATAACGTGTATCCTTAGTAGCCTGTTTTCAGCGGTTTCTGTGATTTTTGTATCCTTTCGAACGAAGTCTGCGAAAACTTTCTTTAAATCATGGTCAAAGTGCGAGCGCTTTGTGGTATACCTCGCTTTGTGTGACGGTCTGTTCAACATGGCTCATTTCATGGATCATTTTCACATGGCGGTTGTCAAAGACCATGTCCATCCGATAGAATTATGTGAATACTATGGTTTTATAGTGTTCATGTTTATTTCTGCTCAGATGTTGCTTGTGTCACTGATTGCTATCAATGCGTTTGTGTTGATGAAATTTGGTAAAAACTTAGACCTCGGCAAGTATGATTGGAAACTGCTACTGCTAACATTTGGATTTCCCTTTGTTGAGTGCCTCGTCGTCACTGTCGTGGGCAAAATTGGACCGACGGGAGCATA CTGCGGGGTAACGGGAAGAATTCCGACGCTCTTTCTGACGACAGTTCCAGTGTTAATCGTCATCACTCTGAACTCCGTCATCTACACTCTCACTTGGTCGAAGATACGGGCCGAAACAAAAAGACTGGAAG GCACTATTGGAGATAAGGCAAACTCGGACAGAAAATCAACACAGGCTGCTAAAACCATGTCTTTGTTCGTATTGGTGTTTATCATTCAGTGGTGGGCTGCCGCGGTAAACGGGATCTGGGGCATGATCGCCGAAAATGTTCCTTTGGCAATGTTTCTGCTTGTTACTTCATTTTCAAACATTGGTGGAATTATGAATGGAATAGTCTTCTTGATCATGCGCAGAAACAAGACTCGTAAAACTGCACCTAAGCCGACTGTATCAAAGTTGAAAACCGGGGCCAATGAAGTAAAgtaa
- the LOC109621152 gene encoding retrovirus-related Pol polyprotein from transposon 412 isoform X2, which yields MYEEVRQHIREMLDAGVIRESNSNYSSNVVLCRKSDGSLRFCLDMRMLNSKTRKDCYMLPRFDDVLDTLYGAKFFSKLDLRSGYWQVEIEEKDRHKTAFSVGNLGFYECNRMSFGLTNAPATFQRLMEKCIGDMHLKECLIFLDDLLIFSNSFQEHCTRLENVFRKLAEHDLKLKPSKCELFKTSVIYLGHIISEKGIQIDPEKLSAVRDWPTPTNIKELRQFLGFVGYYRRFIQNFANIVAPLNALLQGHGTVKKHRRKKKGNLPVKWQWMERQEEAFQAVKSKLLEPPVLGFANYKLPFILHTDASSVGLGAVLYQVQDGKKRVIAYASRGLRASERNYPAHKLEFLALKWAVSDKFHDYLYGTSFQVITDNNPLTYVLHKAKLDATSQRWVAALASYNFTIKYRPGQQNADADGLSRQLFADAIKAICQSVTCTVPYCQSIGAYSEAHRTDEEEDEAQHISEIDWRQEQRNDQVLSRVIELKEKGFYPNRFQMKREVYAVQRFFREWRKLYLRDGILLRKAKIDDREVHQLVIPEVYREVAFQGIHRDTGHPGKDKTLWLARQRFFWPGLEKEISQKVENCPRCIRRKTPSKPFAQLVPIETTHPMELVCIDFLSLEKSKGGIENILVITDHFTRFAQAIPCRSQKANVTAKALYENFFLHYGFPEKLHSDQGRNFESKVVRELCKLLGIKKTRTTPYHPMGNGSVERFNQTLLKMLGTLEHDQKADWKSHVAPLVQAYNVTKSDATGFSPHMLMFGWNPKLPIDSFLGLDLGNEGEANPRGYVEKLQQRMQSAYAIAAEEARKTGLKNKERYNIKNSSEELEDSNIQSTPDQSLMEAAPTIRRSTRVRKAPDRYGEWI from the exons ATGTATGAGGAAGTACGCCAACACATTCGCGAAATGTTAGATGCTGGAGTTATTCGAGAGTCAAACAGTAACTACTCATCGAACGTGGTACTTTGTCGAAAGTCGGACGGTTCATTAAGATTCTGTTTAGACATGCGGATGCTCAATTCAAAGACCCGCAAAGATTGCTACATGTTGCCGCGATTTGATGACGTGCTTGATACGCTATACGGAGCCAAGTTCTTTAGCAAGCTAGATCTGAGATCCGGCTACTGGCAGGTGGAAATTGAAGAGAAAGATCGCCATAAAACAGCTTTCTCAGTAGGAAATCTTGGGTTTTATGAGTGTAATCGAATGAGTTTTGGGCTGACAAATGCTCCCGCAACTTTCCAGCGGTTGATGGAAAAGTGTATTGGGGATATGCATTTGAaagaatgtttaatttttttggatgatttactaattttttcaaattcttttcaGGAACATTGTACAAGGTTGGAAAATGTTTTCAGAAAGTTAGCTGAACatgatttaaaattgaaaccTTCAAAATGTGAATTGTTCAAAACTTCAGTTATTTATTTAGGACACATTATTTCCGAGAAAGGGATTCAGATAGATCCAGAGAAGTTATCAGCTGTTCGAGACTGGCCAACACCTACCAACATTAAAGAACTTCGTCAATTCCTAGGATTTGTTGGATATTATCGCCGGTTCATCCAAAACTTTGCCAACATTGTAGCTCCCTTGAATGCATTGCTCCAAGGTCATGGAACAGTGAAGAAGCACAGAcggaaaaagaaaggaaatctACCAGTCAAGTGGCAGTGGATGGAGAGACAGGAAGAGGCATTTCAAGCAGTGAAAAGTAAGCTTTTAGAACCACCAGTACTTGGATTTGCTAACTACAAATTACCGTTTATTTTGCATACGGATGCCAGCAGTGTAGGTTTAGGGGCGGTATTATATCAAGTTCAAGATGGGAAGAAGAGAGTTATCGCTTACGCCAGCAGGGGTTTGCGAGCAAGTGAGCGAAACTACCCCGCCCATAAGTTGGAGTTTCTTGCTCTCAAGTGGGCTGTAAGTGATAAGTTTCACGACTATCTGTATGGAACTTCTTTCCAAGTTATCACTGACAATAACCCCTTAACTTATGTTTTGCACAAAGCAAAGCTAGATGCTACAAGTCAAAGGTGGGTTGCTGCTTTAGCAAGTTATAATTTTACTATCAAATATAGGCCTGGTCAGCAGAATGCGGATGCAGATGGACTATCTAGACAGCTTTTTGCTGATGCTATAAAAGCCATATGCCAATCAGTGACTTGCACAGTGCCATACTGCCAGAGTATAGGGGCATACTCTGAAGCACATAGGACTGATGAGGAAGAAGATGAAGCTCAGCATATTAGTGAGATTGATTGGAGACAGGAACAAAGGAATGATCAGGTATTGTCCAGAGTAATAGAACTCAAGGAAAAAGGATTTTATCCGAACAGATTTCAGATGAAAAGAGAAGTCTATGCAGTTCAGAGATTCTTTAGAGAATGGAGAAAGCTTTACCTCAGAGATGGAATTCTGCTCAGAAAGGCTAAAATTGATGACAGAGAAGTGCATCAGCTGGTGATTCCAGAGGTTTATAGAGAAGTAGCTTTCCAAGGGATACACAGAGATACAGGACACCCTGGAAAAGATAAGACTCTGTGGTTGGCTCGGCAAAGATTTTTCTGGCCTGgtttagaaaaggaaataaGCCAGAAAGTTGAAAATTGCCCTAGGTGCATAAGACGCAAAACGCCATCCAAACCTTTTGCTCAATTAGTCCCTATTGAGACTACACACCCCATGGAGTTggtatgtattgattttttgaGTCTAGAGAAAAGCAAAGGgggtattgaaaatatattggtTATTACTGACCATTTTACACGTTTTGCACAGGCTATACCATGCCGTAGTCAAAAAGCTAATGTCACAGCGAAAGCCTTGTACGAAAACTTCTTCTTACACTATGGATTTCCGGAGAAGCTGCATAGCGATCAAGGAAGGAATTTCGAGTCCAAAGTGGTCAGAGAACTCTGTAAGCTTTTGGGAATTAAGAAGACTCGAACCACTCCATACCACCCCATGGGGAATGGATCTGTCGAGAGGTTCAATCAGACTTTGCTGAAGATGCTAGGGACGTTAGAGCATGACCAAAAAGCTGACTGGAAATCCCATGTTGCCCCATTGGTACAGGCGTATAATGTTACAAAGAGCGATGCTACAGGATTTTCGCCCCATATGCTGATGTTTGGATGGAATCCTAAACTTCCAATTGATTCATTCCTGGGTCTGGATCTTGGGAATGAAGGAGAAGCAAATCCCAGAGGATATGTAGAAAAACTTCAGCAGAGAATGCAGTCAGCTTATGCCATTGCAGCAGAAGAAGCTAGAAAGACTGGGCTCAAGAACAAGGAAAGGTACAACATTAAG AATTCTAGTGAAGAGCTCGAGGATTCCAACATTCAGTCCACACCCGATCAGTCGCTTATGGAGGCAGCTCCAACCATTCGTCGTTCCACCCGAGTAAGGAAAGCTCCGGATCGATATGGAGAATGGATTTAA
- the LOC109621152 gene encoding retrovirus-related Pol polyprotein from transposon 412 isoform X1 produces the protein MYEEVRQHIREMLDAGVIRESNSNYSSNVVLCRKSDGSLRFCLDMRMLNSKTRKDCYMLPRFDDVLDTLYGAKFFSKLDLRSGYWQVEIEEKDRHKTAFSVGNLGFYECNRMSFGLTNAPATFQRLMEKCIGDMHLKECLIFLDDLLIFSNSFQEHCTRLENVFRKLAEHDLKLKPSKCELFKTSVIYLGHIISEKGIQIDPEKLSAVRDWPTPTNIKELRQFLGFVGYYRRFIQNFANIVAPLNALLQGHGTVKKHRRKKKGNLPVKWQWMERQEEAFQAVKSKLLEPPVLGFANYKLPFILHTDASSVGLGAVLYQVQDGKKRVIAYASRGLRASERNYPAHKLEFLALKWAVSDKFHDYLYGTSFQVITDNNPLTYVLHKAKLDATSQRWVAALASYNFTIKYRPGQQNADADGLSRQLFADAIKAICQSVTCTVPYCQSIGAYSEAHRTDEEEDEAQHISEIDWRQEQRNDQVLSRVIELKEKGFYPNRFQMKREVYAVQRFFREWRKLYLRDGILLRKAKIDDREVHQLVIPEVYREVAFQGIHRDTGHPGKDKTLWLARQRFFWPGLEKEISQKVENCPRCIRRKTPSKPFAQLVPIETTHPMELVCIDFLSLEKSKGGIENILVITDHFTRFAQAIPCRSQKANVTAKALYENFFLHYGFPEKLHSDQGRNFESKVVRELCKLLGIKKTRTTPYHPMGNGSVERFNQTLLKMLGTLEHDQKADWKSHVAPLVQAYNVTKSDATGFSPHMLMFGWNPKLPIDSFLGLDLGNEGEANPRGYVEKLQQRMQSAYAIAAEEARKTGLKNKERYNIKVRETKLEQGDKVLVRNVGLKGKNKLADRWEDKVYVVQEMPDPGIPVYRVRAGDKSGRTRTLHRNMLLPCARLDKGEEIQKAEYRVKKVYSVKKVEGNSVQEAMSSGESETESDSENYSVQRVKVTSEAKRDNPPEMSSIPPISSVMDDDSSIISDNSLNNCQYSISFQNSSEELEDSNIQSTPDQSLMEAAPTIRRSTRVRKAPDRYGEWI, from the coding sequence ATGTATGAGGAAGTACGCCAACACATTCGCGAAATGTTAGATGCTGGAGTTATTCGAGAGTCAAACAGTAACTACTCATCGAACGTGGTACTTTGTCGAAAGTCGGACGGTTCATTAAGATTCTGTTTAGACATGCGGATGCTCAATTCAAAGACCCGCAAAGATTGCTACATGTTGCCGCGATTTGATGACGTGCTTGATACGCTATACGGAGCCAAGTTCTTTAGCAAGCTAGATCTGAGATCCGGCTACTGGCAGGTGGAAATTGAAGAGAAAGATCGCCATAAAACAGCTTTCTCAGTAGGAAATCTTGGGTTTTATGAGTGTAATCGAATGAGTTTTGGGCTGACAAATGCTCCCGCAACTTTCCAGCGGTTGATGGAAAAGTGTATTGGGGATATGCATTTGAaagaatgtttaatttttttggatgatttactaattttttcaaattcttttcaGGAACATTGTACAAGGTTGGAAAATGTTTTCAGAAAGTTAGCTGAACatgatttaaaattgaaaccTTCAAAATGTGAATTGTTCAAAACTTCAGTTATTTATTTAGGACACATTATTTCCGAGAAAGGGATTCAGATAGATCCAGAGAAGTTATCAGCTGTTCGAGACTGGCCAACACCTACCAACATTAAAGAACTTCGTCAATTCCTAGGATTTGTTGGATATTATCGCCGGTTCATCCAAAACTTTGCCAACATTGTAGCTCCCTTGAATGCATTGCTCCAAGGTCATGGAACAGTGAAGAAGCACAGAcggaaaaagaaaggaaatctACCAGTCAAGTGGCAGTGGATGGAGAGACAGGAAGAGGCATTTCAAGCAGTGAAAAGTAAGCTTTTAGAACCACCAGTACTTGGATTTGCTAACTACAAATTACCGTTTATTTTGCATACGGATGCCAGCAGTGTAGGTTTAGGGGCGGTATTATATCAAGTTCAAGATGGGAAGAAGAGAGTTATCGCTTACGCCAGCAGGGGTTTGCGAGCAAGTGAGCGAAACTACCCCGCCCATAAGTTGGAGTTTCTTGCTCTCAAGTGGGCTGTAAGTGATAAGTTTCACGACTATCTGTATGGAACTTCTTTCCAAGTTATCACTGACAATAACCCCTTAACTTATGTTTTGCACAAAGCAAAGCTAGATGCTACAAGTCAAAGGTGGGTTGCTGCTTTAGCAAGTTATAATTTTACTATCAAATATAGGCCTGGTCAGCAGAATGCGGATGCAGATGGACTATCTAGACAGCTTTTTGCTGATGCTATAAAAGCCATATGCCAATCAGTGACTTGCACAGTGCCATACTGCCAGAGTATAGGGGCATACTCTGAAGCACATAGGACTGATGAGGAAGAAGATGAAGCTCAGCATATTAGTGAGATTGATTGGAGACAGGAACAAAGGAATGATCAGGTATTGTCCAGAGTAATAGAACTCAAGGAAAAAGGATTTTATCCGAACAGATTTCAGATGAAAAGAGAAGTCTATGCAGTTCAGAGATTCTTTAGAGAATGGAGAAAGCTTTACCTCAGAGATGGAATTCTGCTCAGAAAGGCTAAAATTGATGACAGAGAAGTGCATCAGCTGGTGATTCCAGAGGTTTATAGAGAAGTAGCTTTCCAAGGGATACACAGAGATACAGGACACCCTGGAAAAGATAAGACTCTGTGGTTGGCTCGGCAAAGATTTTTCTGGCCTGgtttagaaaaggaaataaGCCAGAAAGTTGAAAATTGCCCTAGGTGCATAAGACGCAAAACGCCATCCAAACCTTTTGCTCAATTAGTCCCTATTGAGACTACACACCCCATGGAGTTggtatgtattgattttttgaGTCTAGAGAAAAGCAAAGGgggtattgaaaatatattggtTATTACTGACCATTTTACACGTTTTGCACAGGCTATACCATGCCGTAGTCAAAAAGCTAATGTCACAGCGAAAGCCTTGTACGAAAACTTCTTCTTACACTATGGATTTCCGGAGAAGCTGCATAGCGATCAAGGAAGGAATTTCGAGTCCAAAGTGGTCAGAGAACTCTGTAAGCTTTTGGGAATTAAGAAGACTCGAACCACTCCATACCACCCCATGGGGAATGGATCTGTCGAGAGGTTCAATCAGACTTTGCTGAAGATGCTAGGGACGTTAGAGCATGACCAAAAAGCTGACTGGAAATCCCATGTTGCCCCATTGGTACAGGCGTATAATGTTACAAAGAGCGATGCTACAGGATTTTCGCCCCATATGCTGATGTTTGGATGGAATCCTAAACTTCCAATTGATTCATTCCTGGGTCTGGATCTTGGGAATGAAGGAGAAGCAAATCCCAGAGGATATGTAGAAAAACTTCAGCAGAGAATGCAGTCAGCTTATGCCATTGCAGCAGAAGAAGCTAGAAAGACTGGGCTCAAGAACAAGGAAAGGTACAACATTAAGGTAAGAGAGACTAAGCTAGAACAGGGAGATAAAGTACTCGTACGGAATGTTGGTTTAAAGGGTAAGAATAAGCTAGCAGACAGATGGGAGGACAAAGTGTATGTAGTACAAGAAATGCCCGACCCAGGGATCCCTGTGTATAGAGTCAGAGCTGGAGACAAATCGGGCAGAACAAGGACTCTGCACAGAAATATGCTTCTTCCTTGTGCTCGTCTTGATAAGGGGGAGGAAATACAGAAAGCAGAGTACAGGGTAAAGAAGGTATATTCAGTTAAAAAGGTGGAAGGGAACTCTGTACAGGAAGCTATGTCATCTGGCGAATCGGAGACCGAAAGCGACTCGGAAAACTACAGTGTACAAAGAGTTAAGGTCACATCAGAAGCAAAAAGAGACAATCCTCCAGAAATGTCGTCAATACCTCCAATATCCTCAGTGATGGATGATGACTCGTCAATTATAAGTGACAACTCTTTAAATAACTGTCAATATTCTATATCATTTCAGAATTCTAGTGAAGAGCTCGAGGATTCCAACATTCAGTCCACACCCGATCAGTCGCTTATGGAGGCAGCTCCAACCATTCGTCGTTCCACCCGAGTAAGGAAAGCTCCGGATCGATATGGAGAATGGATTTAA
- the LOC105347044 gene encoding uncharacterized protein, translating into MNNTKNTGLLHYMIPVVGLGTANFYRIHYLAITCLVCSLISVIAILAVSFRSKKVRSFYSSWTKCERFVVYMALCDGFYSVVHLMDHIQVTITQSHVHPLELCEVYGFVIFMFASAQMLLTSLIAINAFVLIKFGKKVNLGRYDWKLLLLTYGVPFIECLGIILAGDMGPTGISCGVAGKFSFLCLSTIPILAVMTLNISLYLLTWFTIRAETKRLSGTIGNKSDRPTRAARTMSLFVLVFIIQWGAAAVYGAWTMLDDHIPLEIVFPVMAFSSLGGLLNGIVYLNMRIKSKRWNTTAAVTMISTKQTTAAPLGDPGNSRQLP; encoded by the exons ATGAACAACACCAAAAACACGGGCCTCCTCCATTATATGATTCCTGTAGTGGGCTTGGGGACGGCGAATTTCTACCGCATCCACTACCTAGCGATCACGTGCCTGGTATGCAGCTTAATCTCAGTCATCGCTATTCTCGCTGTCTCTTTCCGGTCTAAAAAGGTGCGTTCGTTTTACAGTTCTTGGACAAAATGCGAACGTTTTGTGGTTTACATGGCTCTCTGCGATGGGTTCTACAGCGTCGTTCACCTGATGGACCACATTCAGGTAACCATCACCCAGTCTCACGTCCATCCTCTGGAGCTCTGTGAAGTCTACGGCTTCGTCATCTTCATGTTCGCCTCGGCCCAAATGCTGCTGACCTCTCTTATTGCAATCAACGCTTTCGTGTTGATAAAGTTCGGTAAGAAAGTGAACCTTGGGAGGTATGACTGGAAGCTTCTCCTGTTGACGTACGGGGTTCCGTTCATAGAGTGTCTGGGTATTATACTGGCTGGTGATATGGGACCGACTGGGATATC CTGTGGAGTGGCTGGTAAATTCTCTTTCTTGTGTCTCTCCACCATTCCTATATTGGCCGTCATGACCCTCAACATCAGTCTTTACTTACTCACTTGGTTTACAATTAGAGCTGAAACCAAGAGATTGTCAG GTACAATAGGTAACAAGAGCGACAGACCCACACGGGCCGCTAGGACTATGTCCCTCTTTGTGTTGGTGTTCATCATCCAGTGGGGAGCGGCCGCGGTGTACGGGGCCTGGACTATGCTGGATGACCACATCCCTCTGGAAATCGTCTTCCCTGTCATGGCCTTCTCCAGTTTGGGCGGGCTCCTGAATGGAATCGTGTACTTGAACATGCGCATTAAGTCAAAAAGATGGAATACCACTGCAGCTGTTACTATGATCTCGACAAAACAAACTACTGCGGCTCCATTGGGTGACCCAGGAAACTCACGACAATTGCCGTGA